The genomic window CTACCGAATCATCGCGACGCCCGTTACGGACGAGAGGGGCCGGGTCGTGGCGGCGATCGAGATGGTCGAGGACATCACCGAACGCAGGCGGGCGGCGGAGGCCCTGCGCGTGAGCGAGCAGCGCCACCGTTCCTACATCGAGTTGACCGGGCAGCTGGGCTGGACGACCAATGCCGCCGGGGAACTGGTCGAGGATCTCCCCGCGTGGAGGGCCTTCACGGGTCAGAGCGAGGAGGAAATCAAGGGTGCGGGATGGGCAAATGCGATTCACCCGGATGACCGGGAGCGTGCCCTGGAGGAATGGCGCAAGGCCGTCGCAGCCAAGAGCGCCTACGAGGTCGAGTACCGGGTACGCAGAAAGGATGGGGTGTACCGGCACTGGCTGGTCCGCGGCGTCCCCCTCTTCGAGGATGACGGGAGCATCCGCGAGTGGGTCGGCACCTCGATCGACATCACGGACATGAAGCGCGTGGAGGATGAGCTCAAGAGATCGGAAGGCATGTACCGCACGATCTTCGAGACGACACCGGCGGCGATGATGATCGTCGAGGAGGACACGACCATATCCATGGTCAACAGGGAGTTCACGGCGCAAACGGGCTACGAGGCCGGCGAGATCGAGGGGAAGAAAAGCTGGACGGAACTCATCCGGAAAGAGGATCTGGACCGTGTGATGGGGTATCACCGCCTGCGCAGGCTCGACCCGGATGCGGCGCCGAGGAACTACGAGTTTCGATACACGGACAGGCAAGGGCGCATCCGGGACGTCTACGCGACGGTCGCCATGATGCCGGGGACGAAGAAAACGGTGCTGTCCTTCCTGGACATCACGGACAGAAAGCGGGACGAGGAAACCCTCAGGACGATGGCCGAGGAGCTGAAGTCCAAGACCCATGCCCTGGAGGAGATGAATGCAGCGCTGCGCGTGCTGCTCAAGCAAAGGGAAGAGGACAAGACGGACCTGGAAAAAAGAATCCTTGCCAGCGTCAAGGAGCTTGTCATCCCGCACCTCAGGGAGCTGAAAAAGAGCCTGTCCGGTCAGAAGGACCTGACCCGCCTCCAGATCCTGGAATCGAACCTGCAGGGCATCATGTCCCCCTTTGCGCAGAAGCTGTCCATGCAGTTCCTGAATCTCACGCAGAAGGAAATCCAGGTGGCCAATCTCATCAAGGAGGGCAAGACGACAAAGGAAATCGCACAGTTCATGGACCTGTCAAAGTTTGCCATCGACACGCACAGGGCCCACCTGAGAAGAAAACTGGGCCTGACCAACAAGAGAGTCAATCTCAGGACTTACCTTTCCTCCTTTTTGAAATAGTGTTTTTGCACACTATTCAACCATTATTTTTTCAATATTGCCATCCGGACAATTATGCTTGAGAGAGCAAATGGGCATAAGGAGACGCACGAACACGATTCGGTAACCGGCGTTTTCGCGCATCCGCCAGCATCTGTTCAGCACATCGACGACCGGAAACAAGCCCTCGAAACCCTGACCTGAAAGGAGTTTTCCCATGTCCCGGCATGCGTATCGGGCCGATGTGCCCCTGCCCCGAGCGGAAGGCTTGAGTCGGATCCGAACCAAATCAGTGCCCCTGGGCAAACCGAACGGCTCCGGGGGAACGGAGCCCCCGAGAATATACATGTGGGCCGGGTCGGAAGGTCTTTTCATCTCGGCGGATCTGCGTGACCTCGGCCTCGAGGATCTCCGGATTCGTGCGCAGGGCATGAGCTTGATCTTCGACGGGACTCTCCGCCCGGAGTTGCCGAATGCGGAGGGGGGGACCCACCGGGCGAAAAAGGCCCCGGCGGCATTCTCCCACGTACTGGAACTGCCGTACGAGGTCAACGGCGATGATATCGATGTGCAAAACGAGAATGGGCTGGTCTCGATCGTCCTGAAGAGGAGGGATTCCGGGCGGCAGAACAGCCGCGCCGCGCAGTCGTCCTTCAGGGCATCGATTAGGCGCTTTTTCGGGGAAAACGAAAGCACTCCCCGCAGCCTCAAGGACGAGATTGCGATGCTGGAGACCATCGAGAGGTATCTTGCATTTCAATCCGTCAAGGGCACGGCCCGATAAAGGAGGATGACCCCATGGCACCCTCTGTCCATGAAGCCGCCCGACAGCCCGGGCGACAGTCCGGGGAAAGGGAACGCCGGGAAACCCGCTTCGAGCGCTCCCCGTGGATCCACGTGACCCGAAGTGAGAGGGATGACCCGCGGGTGACCATGTGGGACGGGGTCAAGGCCATCGTCATCGCCCTGTCGTTTACCTACGGCGATCCCGGGGACATCCAGATTTCCATCGTGGAGGACTGCCTCCTGATGAGGGGCACGGCGGGGAACAACGCCGTCAGTCGAACCATAGAGCTTCCCTGCCCGGTCGAGACCCGTCCGATCCGAATCGACGACAAGGGGACGATCTACTTCCTCCTGCGGAAAAAGGTAAACACCCCTTGATCGTCTTGCGCTGTGCGGGGGGAAGCCGGCACCCCGTCATCCGGTGCGTTTCGTCCGTGTGCTGCATTCCGCCCCCCCCACATGCCCGGTGTTCTCTTCGCCGCCGTGCCGTTCCGTGTCTTCATGGCCCGCTCTCTTTGGCCCGCGAATACCCGGTCGCAGCCGGGCGTCATTGCGGGAGGTCGAAGATGGTTCCTTCTGAATCGTCGGCTGCGGAAAGGAGTCCGGATCATGAAAATGACATCCCATCAGATCGAACAGTGGCTTCGCAGAAATCGAAGAAGAATGATCAAGTGCCCCTACCAGCCGGGGGATCTGAGAATTACTCTCTGGGGCTGCAGGCAGCGCAAGCTGCAGGCAAGAAGAGAGGATTTTTCGGACCTGATGAAGGGAGACTATTTCGATTACGTCTACAAGAGCAACCTGTTGCGGTGCCGCGATTGTCCGATTCCCGAGGCGTACCGGCATCGGGGTAACCGCACAGGCTCAGTCACCGCCGCGTAATCCGCCGCCCGATGAGCGCCCGGCAGCCGGCAGGGTGCAAGCAGCGGCCGGCAAGCGCTCAGCCCCGCCATGCGCGGGCGGCGTGACGGCCCCGGGGCGTCAAATCGGCGCCCGGGTATTGTCTTGGGAAGAAGCGAGGAGGTGAACCATGTTCCAGCCGAAAACCATCCTGGTGCCCACAGATTTCTCCGTTTATTCGGAGAGGGCCTTCCGCAAGGCCCTCGATCTCTCGAAGGCCTACTCGGCGAAGCTCGCCGTCCTCCACGTCGTCAGGGTGCTGCCGCTGAACGTCGGCGAATACTGGCTCGAGGAAACGACGATCAAGCGCGTGCAGGCCGACCTCGAGAGGGCCTCGAGAGACGAGGTCGTGAAGTTCATCGGAAAGTTCCCCGAGGCCAAGGGCCTCTCCGTCGAGGCCAGCGTCCGAAGCGGCGTCCCCTACGAGCAGATCGTGCAGGACGCGGCGGACCGGGGCGTTGACCTCATCGTCATGGCCCCGCGAGGCAAGGCGGGGATCAAGGAGCATCTCCTGGGGGGCACGGCGGACAGGGTCATCCGTCATGCGGCCTGCGACGTGCTGATCGTCCGTGGCCGTGATTAGCGCAGGGTGTCAGCGTCAGGTGCTCCGCACCCCTACTGGATCTCCCCGATCGCCCGGGCGATGTCGGCCGGACCCTTGACCACCTTTTTCCGGCCGCTGTCGAGGATCACTGCGGTGGGCGTCGAGCGGACCTTGTCCTCGGTGAGGTAGCCCGTCAGGAAGCTGAAGGTCGGGGTCGGGTCGAAGACCTTGAACTTGATGCCGCTTTTCTTCAGGTGTTCCTCCAGCTTCTCCCGCTCGGTGATGTTGAGCGCTGCGGCCTGGAAGAGGGCATGGCGCGCCTTGTTGGCGTAGTCGATGTCCTTCTTCTCGTTGAGCGCATAGAGGAAGTAGCGGGCATAGAGCGTCGTGTGCTGGTGCACCGGCGTGTCGACGAAGGTCACCCGGATGGCGTTCTTCTTCACGAGATCCGCGATGGGCTGGGCGATCTCCGGGTCGAGCCTCGAGCAGGGGCCGCAGAAGTAGTCGCTGTAGAGCCGCACGTGGACCCGTCCGTTCCCGAAGACGGGTTTTACGGGCTCCGCCGCGTACGCGGGCGTCGCGGACCCTTCGAAGAAGACGATGAAGGTGAGCAGCCCCAAGGCGGCGAAGATTCCCACCATCCTGCGCTTCGACCAGTCGAGGTTGATCGCGAAGAGCAGCAGCAGGACCGCCCCGAAGGTCAGGCAGTAGGGGCAGAAGACGTCGTTTTGCACCTGGAAGCCGATGAGAAAGGCCTCCGCCCCGACGCCGGCCGACAGCAGGAAGAGCCGGTAATCCGCGAGGCCGAGGAGACTGAGCACGATGAGCGTCCCCATGAAGAGGACCCCCATGATCTTGAGGTCGATCCCGAGGAGTGAGCCCTGCAGGTACGAGCACGAGTCCCCGCAGTAGGCGTAGACGAACACCAGCGCGATCCCGGCGAGGGACAGCAGGATATTGAGCTTCTCTTTTCCGGTGAGGGTCGTTTTCATGACCATGCTTTTGTTCAAGATTCGTACCATTTTCACTTCTTGCGCAACGTGACCTGGAAGAGTTTCCGCGGGAGCGAACCCTCCTCGAACTCCTCGATGCCGAGGATGTCGAACCCCTCGGCCAGGCTCTCGACCATGGCCCTGTCGAAATAGTGTACGACAAAACCGTTCATCTCGTAAAGGTCCTCGCCGAGATGGGTTCCCTGGCCGTAGTGGGCGTCCCCCTTGTGGCGGACCGTGTAGATGTTCAGTCCCCCCGGTTTGAGGACACGGCGGACCTCCCCGTTGAGAAACCCGATCTCCGCCCGGCTGAAGGCCATGCAGTACAGCATGTGGGAGAAGCAGCCGTCGATCGAGGCATCCTCGAAAGGAAGCGGTTTGCGGAGGTCGTGAAAGACGGGTGCGATCATCTCGCCCAGGTCGGTCTTGACGCCCTTGTCGATGATTCCCCAGAGCCCGCTTTCGCTGTAATCCAGTGCATAGACCCGCAGCCCCAGGCCCGCGAAGTAAAGGGTGTCCCGTCCCTGCCCGGCGCCCAGCTCCAGCAGGAGGCTGCAGCCCCCTTCCAGGTAGCGTTCCGCCGCCCTTCGGGCCGCGCCGCTCGGCTCTTCGCCGAAGAAATCCATCACGGCCGCGTAGGCCCGGTCCCAATGCCTTTGCTGACGGTCCAGTTCGTCCTTCAGCATGTCCCGCTTTCCTGTTCGGCCGGATGCGAAGGCCGGCAAGGAGAAGATGGCGTTTTTTCTGAACTGCTTCCGTGAAAAAGTCAAATGAATTCGAGAACGCCTCGAGGGGATCGGGTTCAAGCGGGTCTTGCGGTCAGAAAAAAAGATCACCCGGCAGAGGGGGCCGGGTGATCCTGCAAAGGGGGAAGTGCCTGTGAAGAAGGTCTCGCGTTTACGGTTATTTTATCGCATGCCGCCCATGCCGTAGCCCATGCCGGACCCCATCTTGGGACCCGCACCGGGGCCTTTGCCCGGGCCCATGCCCTTGCCGGCACCCGGCCCGGGGCCGAAGCAGCGCCCGATCGCCCGGTTCTGCTTCAGCAGTTCCTGCTGCTCCGGGGTGAGCACCTTGTAGACGGACCAGCGGTAATCGGCTTTCTTGTCGTCGATCTGGTCGCGCAGCGCCCGCACTTCCTTTTCCGTTGCGCGGATCTTCGCCTCGTCAGGGCTCTTCTCGAGCCACAGGATTCTGAGATCACCCCTCTTGCTGTGCATCTTGTCCTCGAGGGGCTTGATCTCCTTCAGGTGCGCGGTCCGCAGGTCGGCGATCTTCGTTTTCTGCTCTGCCGTGAGGTTCAGGCCCTGCACGCCCGAAAGGTCATTGCCGTTGCAGAAGCCGTATCCGCGGCCTTTACCACCCCTCGCGTCGGCGGGCATCACGAAGGCCGTCACGAGAAGAAGGGCTGTGAGAACGATCATCATCTTTTTCATGGTCTCAATCTCCTTTGAAGTTGTTTTCTTGCCCAGACCATAGGGCAACGATCGTGCCATCTGAATCATTTATTTATAAGATGCCGAATTCGCATATATTTTTCGTGTATTCATCCGTTCTGCCGCTCGGAGTGCGATAAAAAAGTGGATAATATGTATCCATAAAGTGTATACAGGAGTGAAGAAAGTATTCAGGGAATGTTCGATGTGCGGAGCGAGAGGTTCCCGGATGCATGGGCGGGTTGAGCCTTTGATTCCTCCTGAGCTTCTTGAATTCTCAACTCGCGAACTTCATGGACAATGACAAAGAGTTTTGCATGACGGTAGCCTGTGAGAACCGCTGAGCGAAAAAGGCTGTGGCTCCTCGTGCCCCCCTGGGTGATTCTCGGTGCCGTGGCGCTCCTGGTCCCTCTGTTTGCCTTTCTCACCTGGGAGAATGTCACCCGTCACAGGGACATGAGCACGAGGCTTCTCCTGGAGAAGGGCGAGGCCATCATCCGCTCCTTCGAGGCGGGGGCGAGGGCCGGCGAGGGGATGCGGTGGGGCAGCTTCCAGCTGCAGAAGCTCCTCATCGAGACGGCCCAGCAGCCGGGCGTGGAGTACTTCACCATCACCGACACGAAGGGCCGGATCCTCGCGGACAGCGATCCCGGCGTGATCGGCGAGGTGTATGAAACGGGCCTGGATCTGACGGCCCTTGCCCGCGAGGGCCATGCGCAGTGGCGGATCATCGAGGGGGCCGACGGGGCAAGCACCTTCGAGGTCTATCGCCGGTTTGCGCCCCGGGAGGAGCCGTTTGCGGGCTTCAGCGGCCAGAGGCAGGGCGCCGCCTACGTGATCTTCGTGGGCCTCGACAGGACGCCCGTGCAGGAGGCCCACGCCCAGGACACCCGCAACACGGTCATCACGGCCTCGGTGCTCCTGCTGATCAGCGTGGCCGGGATCGTCTCCCTTCTCCTTGCCCTGGGCTACCGGTCTGTCCGGGCCTCGCTGACCCGGGTCAAGGCCCTCTCCGACAGCCTCGTGGCGCACATGCCCGTCGGGCTCGTAGCCGTCGATCCCGACGGGAGGGTGGCGGTGTTCAACGACACGGCGGAAAGACTGTTCGGGCGGCCGTCGGCAGAGGCGCTCGGCAGGCCCGCCGCGGAAATCCTTCCCCCTGCGTGCCTCGAGATCCTGGGGGGCCTGGTCCCGGAGCGGCCGATCGTCGAGAGGGAGTTCGCGTGCACGGTCCGCGAAGGAAGGACGGTGCCCCTGGAGGTGATCGCGGCGGTCCTGAAGGATGACGAGGGGGTGCCGATCGGCCGCATCGCCCTTCTCCGTGATCTCTCTGAGCTTCAGCGGCTGCGCGACGAGGTGGAGCGAAGCCGGCGGCTTGCCGCCGTCGGGAGCCTCGCCGCGGGGGTGGCCCACGAGATCCGCAACCCGCTCAGTTCCATCAAGGGCTTTGCCACCTACTTCCGCCAGCGGTACGGCGGGGTGCCCGACGACGTGAAGATGGCGGATATCATGATCCAGGAGGTGGACCGCCTCAACCGGGTCATCACCGAGCTTCTCGAATTCTCGCGCCCCGTGGAGCTGAGGCGCAAGGCGACCGACGCGGCCGGCCTCGTCCGGCAGGCGGCGGACACGATCGAGAGGCAGGCGCGCGAGAAGGGGATCGCCGTGCGGATAGAGGCCGCCCCGGGCTTGCCGCCCGTCCTCGTTGACCCGGACCGCATGACGCAGGTGTTCCTCAATCTCTTCCTCAACGCCTTGGCCGCCATGGAACAGGGAGGCGTCCTCTCGGTCGGCCTGGCCCTGCAGGACGGCCGAACCCTCCGCATCACCGTCGGCGACACCGGGACGGGCATCCGGAAGGAGGACCTCGGGCGGGTCTTCGACCCCTACTTCACGACGAAGCCCTCGGGGACGGGGCTGGGGCTTGCCATCGTGCACCGGATCGTCGAGTCCCACGGCGGCGAGATCAGCCTGGAAAGCGAGCCCGGCAGGGGGACGGTCTTCACGATCCTGCTGCCCGCCGGGACGGCCGGGAAGGAGCAGACATGAACGCCAAGAATGTGATCCTCGTCGTCGACGACGACTATGCCCACCGGACGATGCTGAAGGCCCTGCTGAGCGGCTGGGGCTACGAGGTCCGAGAGGCCGACGACGGCGCCGCGGCCGTCGAGTCGGTCGGGAAGGAGCCCCTCGACCTGGTCCTCATGGACATTCGCATGGTGCGCGTCTCGGGCATCGAGGCCCTCGAGGCCATCCGCCGCTTCAACCCAGCCCTGCCCGTGATCCTCATGACGGCATATGCCTCCGTGGAGACGGCCGTCGAGGCGCTCAAGAAGGGGGCCTACGACTACCTGACGAAGCCCCTGGACTTCGACGAGCTGCGCCTCTCCCTGGAGCGTGCCCTGGAGCACACGCACCTGCGGGAGGAGAACCGCCTGCTGCGCGAGAGCCTCGGGGCCCGCTTCGACCGCGGGAACCTGATCGGCCGCAGCGCGGCCATGACCCGGCTGCTGGACCTGGTGGCCCAGGTGGCCCCGTCGGAGGCGACGGTGCTGATCTCGGGGGAATCGGGCACGGGCAAGGAGATGATCGCCGGGGCCATCCACGCCAACAGCCCCCGCAGCAGGGGGCCCTTCATCCGCATCAACTGCGCCGCCATCACGGAGACGCTGCTGGAGTCGGAGCTCTTCGGCCACGAGAAAGGCGCCTTCACCGGCGCCGACCGGCGCAAGGAGGGCAAGTTCCGGCAGGCCGACGGGGGGACGATCTTCCTCGACGAGGTGAGCGAGATGTCGCTGGGGATGCAGGTGAAACTCCTGCGGGTCCTGCAGGAGCGGGAGTTCACCCGCGTGGGTGGCGAGGACCTCATCCGGGTCGACGTGCGCGTGCTTGCCGCCACGAACCGCGACCTGCTGAAGTTCGTCGCGGAAGGCCGGTTCCGCGAAGACCTCTTCTACCGCCTCAACGTGGTGAACCTGCGCGTTCCCGCCCTGAGGGAGCGCAGGGAGGACATCCCGCTTCTGGCCCAGCACTTCCTGAAGCTCTTTGCGGAGAAGAACCGCAAGCCGCTCCAGGGGTTCACCCCGCGCGCCATGGACCGCCTGCTGCGCTACCCTTGGCCGGGCAACGTGCGGGAACTGATGAACACGATTGAGCGCGGGGTTGTGCTTTGCCGGGCCGACATCCTGGACGAGCAGGACGTGGCGCCCGTGCTCGAGGCGGAGACCGTGCCCGCGGCCGCCGGGCAGGCGGCCGATGCCCCGGCCGTCACGGACGCATCCCTGGAAGCCCTGGAGAAGGCTGCGGTCCTCAGGACCCTCGAGGAGACGGGGGGCAACAAGAGCGAGGCCGCCCGCCGCCTGGGCATCACCCGCCGCACGCTGCACCTGAAGCTGAAGAAATACGGTCTGATGTAGAATCGGGGGCTGCGCTCTTCTGTGCTTGCCCGTTTTCAATCACGATTCGGGCAGGGGAGGGCGGAGGGTTTCTTATCAGCCGCACTGCGGAGCATCGTCCGCTGGTGCCGTTTGCTCAGCGGGATCGAAGCCTCATCTGCGGGCTACCACAAGCGGCATGAGTGCAAACACCGCGAGCATGGCAAAGTAAACGGCGCCGGCCACCGGATCGCGGGCCGCAAAGTACTCGCCTATCGACAGGCCGCGAAGCCACAGGACGATCGTGAATTCAACGGTCAGCAAGAGACAGAGAGCAATCATGCCCATCCCGAGTCTGCTGGACGTATGGGACGGCAAGGCAAGCCGCCGGACCACCCATCGGGCCGAGGCGATGATTACGATCAGCATCAGGGGGGCTTCCATCAGTTCGGCCGTTCTCTCGCCGAATTGCGGCAGAAGCCACAGGATGCGGACCGTCCCGAGAACAAAACCCGCACCGAACGCGAGCGCAAAGTAGAGAACGCCCGCCTTGAGAATCTGCACGATTGCTTTCCCTCAAGGTGATTTTGGCTTGAAATGTAGCACAAAGGATGAAAACTGGAAATCAAGACCTTAGGGAAAAAGGAATGCGAGACGCACACCGCGTTCTGTCAACATGAGAAAACCCCGACCGCATGCGGTCGGGGTTTTCCAGGATCCGTCCGTATCAGGACGGCCCCTGTTTCCTGCTGAATGTTTCCCCTTGCCGAACCCTGGATCCGGGTTTACGCCTTGCTCACCCGGCAGGGCAGCCCCTTGAGGTTCGGCGTCCCGTATTCCCTGCCGAGCTTGCCCACCGACGTGAGCATGTTGAAGTTGGCCGACTGCCAGTCGTACTGGGTCTCGGGGCTTGCCTCGGGGAACCACCAGCCGTGGGCTGCGCAGAGCACCCGCGGGTCGAGGGCATCCGTGAGATAGGCCCTCTGCGTGATCTTCCCGTAGGGGGTCTCGATGAGAACGCTGTCGCCCTCGGCGATGCCGTACTTCGCGGCCGTCTCCGGGTGGATCTCCAGCCTCGGGTCGGGGTTCATCTTGCGCAGCTTCTCGACCCACCGGTACGAGGAGTGCAGGTAGTAGCGGCTCTTGGCGCTCGTGAGCACCAGGGGGTATGCCGGGTCCTCCGCCTCGGGGAGCCCCCTGTACGTGGGAAGCGCCGAGAGCTTGAACTTCTCCGCCGTGCTGAGGCGCAGCTCGACCTTGGTCGTCGGCGTGGAGAATCCCTTCTCCTCGTATTTCTTGAACCGCTCGGGCCCCTTCAGGTAGCCCTTCTCGCAGAACTGCGCGTAGGTGAGGCCCGCGGGCTTCACGACGTCCTCGGCGAACTCGTTGAAGTCCTCCTTCCAGAGCTCCTTCGGCGTCATGCGCTTGCCCAGCTCGTTCATGATCTTGATGTCGGGCCAGCACTCCTCCGGCGGCTCCACCACCTTGGGCCGCGCCAGGATGTAGCCGTGGCCGATCCCGATGTGGCCGATGTCGTTGAACTCGAACTGCGTCGCGGCGGGCAGCACCACGTCGGCCAGGGCCGCCGTGGGGGTCATGAAGATCTCGGCGACGGCGAGGAAGTCGAGCTTCATGAAGGCCTCGTAGGTGAGCCGGCTGTCGGCGTAGGACAGCATGGGGTTGCAGCACATCATGTAGGCGCCGCGGATGGGGTAGGGCTTGTCCTCCAGGATCGCCTTCCGGAAGAAGGCCGGCGCGTTGGTCATCAGCCGCGGGATGACGCCGTGGGCATTCGCGATCATCTCCTTGCGCTTGTCGGGGATGAGGTCGGCGCGCACCAGGGGCGCGAGCCCCAGCATCTTCGGGTCCCGGGGGTCCACGTTCCCGCCCGGGACGTCGAGGTTGCCCGTGATCGCCATGAGGCAGATGAGGGCGCGCGTCGTCTCGAAGGTTTGGGTGACGTGCTCGATGGGGTTGCCCCACTGGATGGCGGCGGGTTTGGCCGCGGCGTAGGCCCGGGCGGCCTGGCGGATGGTGTCGGCCGGCACCCAGGTGATCTCGGAGACCTTCTCGGGCGGCCAGTCTTTCACGTGGGCCGCGAGCTCGTCGAAGCCATGGGTCCACTTCTCGACGAACTCCCTGTCGTAGAGGCCCTCCCCGATGATGACGTGGAGGAAGCCCAGGGCAAGCGCCGCGTCCGTCCCGGGCCGCAGCTGGAGCCAGTGCTTTGCCTTCCTCGCGAGGTCGATGCGCCGGGGGTCGATGACGATGATCTCGGTGCCGTCCTTGATCTGCTTCATGAGCATGCTGCAGATCTCGCCCTCCTCGTTGGTGGAGGTGATGTTGCTGCCCCAGAGCACGACGAGCCTGCTCGGGTAGTGCAGGTCCGCCACGGGGTAGAACCCGCAGGTGTGCACGCCCGTGATCTCCCGGGGCGCGTGGCAGACGTCCTGGGAGGCGATCACGTTGGGGGAGCCGAAAATGTTCGCGAGTCGGATCTGGATGAAGTGGTCGAGACCCTTGGGCATCCCCACGCCGAAGGCGACACCCTTGGCGCCGTACTGTTCCTTGACCTTGAGTAGACCCTGGGCGACGGTGTCCAGGGCCTCGTCCCAGGAGATGCGCGTCCACTTCCCCTCGCCCCGCTTGCCGGCCCGCTTCAGGGGGTGGCGCAGCCGGTCCGGGTGGTTGAGCTTGTCCGCCGAGGCGAGCCCCTTGATGCAGGTATAGCCCTTGCTCAGGAACCCCGTCGGGTCCCCCTTGATCTTCACGATCTTGTTGTCCTGGACCCCCACGAGAAGCGTGCAGCCCCCGTGATCCATGCGCGCGCAGTGCGTCCTGACCCATCGGATGTCTTCTGCCATCGGTCCTCTCCTTGATCCGTTCACCTCGCGGAGGGCATCCCGGGCCCGCCGCGGACAGGCGCACCATACACCATTTGCCCGAGGGCTGCAAAACCTTATTTGACTGCGGTCCGGCGGGGCTTGAAGGCGCAGCGGACGAGTTCCGCCGTGTGGCATGGATT from Syntrophaceae bacterium includes these protein-coding regions:
- a CDS encoding PAS domain S-box protein, whose protein sequence is MAQRRKAERIRAGPKAKGDRGASAAEPRGAMKRLMLELKQAEEKYRNIIENIGVGVAMIDPQMRILTLNRQMREWFPGVDPAAAPLCYQSFNDPPANDVCPYCPTIRTLRDGRVHEAVTDTPSGETVRHYRIIATPVTDERGRVVAAIEMVEDITERRRAAEALRVSEQRHRSYIELTGQLGWTTNAAGELVEDLPAWRAFTGQSEEEIKGAGWANAIHPDDRERALEEWRKAVAAKSAYEVEYRVRRKDGVYRHWLVRGVPLFEDDGSIREWVGTSIDITDMKRVEDELKRSEGMYRTIFETTPAAMMIVEEDTTISMVNREFTAQTGYEAGEIEGKKSWTELIRKEDLDRVMGYHRLRRLDPDAAPRNYEFRYTDRQGRIRDVYATVAMMPGTKKTVLSFLDITDRKRDEETLRTMAEELKSKTHALEEMNAALRVLLKQREEDKTDLEKRILASVKELVIPHLRELKKSLSGQKDLTRLQILESNLQGIMSPFAQKLSMQFLNLTQKEIQVANLIKEGKTTKEIAQFMDLSKFAIDTHRAHLRRKLGLTNKRVNLRTYLSSFLK
- a CDS encoding thioredoxin domain-containing protein; the encoded protein is MKTTLTGKEKLNILLSLAGIALVFVYAYCGDSCSYLQGSLLGIDLKIMGVLFMGTLIVLSLLGLADYRLFLLSAGVGAEAFLIGFQVQNDVFCPYCLTFGAVLLLLFAINLDWSKRRMVGIFAALGLLTFIVFFEGSATPAYAAEPVKPVFGNGRVHVRLYSDYFCGPCSRLDPEIAQPIADLVKKNAIRVTFVDTPVHQHTTLYARYFLYALNEKKDIDYANKARHALFQAAALNITEREKLEEHLKKSGIKFKVFDPTPTFSFLTGYLTEDKVRSTPTAVILDSGRKKVVKGPADIARAIGEIQ
- a CDS encoding sigma-54-dependent Fis family transcriptional regulator; this encodes MNAKNVILVVDDDYAHRTMLKALLSGWGYEVREADDGAAAVESVGKEPLDLVLMDIRMVRVSGIEALEAIRRFNPALPVILMTAYASVETAVEALKKGAYDYLTKPLDFDELRLSLERALEHTHLREENRLLRESLGARFDRGNLIGRSAAMTRLLDLVAQVAPSEATVLISGESGTGKEMIAGAIHANSPRSRGPFIRINCAAITETLLESELFGHEKGAFTGADRRKEGKFRQADGGTIFLDEVSEMSLGMQVKLLRVLQEREFTRVGGEDLIRVDVRVLAATNRDLLKFVAEGRFREDLFYRLNVVNLRVPALRERREDIPLLAQHFLKLFAEKNRKPLQGFTPRAMDRLLRYPWPGNVRELMNTIERGVVLCRADILDEQDVAPVLEAETVPAAAGQAADAPAVTDASLEALEKAAVLRTLEETGGNKSEAARRLGITRRTLHLKLKKYGLM
- a CDS encoding Hsp20 family protein gives rise to the protein MWAGSEGLFISADLRDLGLEDLRIRAQGMSLIFDGTLRPELPNAEGGTHRAKKAPAAFSHVLELPYEVNGDDIDVQNENGLVSIVLKRRDSGRQNSRAAQSSFRASIRRFFGENESTPRSLKDEIAMLETIERYLAFQSVKGTAR
- a CDS encoding PAS domain-containing protein, translated to MRTAERKRLWLLVPPWVILGAVALLVPLFAFLTWENVTRHRDMSTRLLLEKGEAIIRSFEAGARAGEGMRWGSFQLQKLLIETAQQPGVEYFTITDTKGRILADSDPGVIGEVYETGLDLTALAREGHAQWRIIEGADGASTFEVYRRFAPREEPFAGFSGQRQGAAYVIFVGLDRTPVQEAHAQDTRNTVITASVLLLISVAGIVSLLLALGYRSVRASLTRVKALSDSLVAHMPVGLVAVDPDGRVAVFNDTAERLFGRPSAEALGRPAAEILPPACLEILGGLVPERPIVEREFACTVREGRTVPLEVIAAVLKDDEGVPIGRIALLRDLSELQRLRDEVERSRRLAAVGSLAAGVAHEIRNPLSSIKGFATYFRQRYGGVPDDVKMADIMIQEVDRLNRVITELLEFSRPVELRRKATDAAGLVRQAADTIERQAREKGIAVRIEAAPGLPPVLVDPDRMTQVFLNLFLNALAAMEQGGVLSVGLALQDGRTLRITVGDTGTGIRKEDLGRVFDPYFTTKPSGTGLGLAIVHRIVESHGGEISLESEPGRGTVFTILLPAGTAGKEQT
- a CDS encoding class I SAM-dependent methyltransferase, producing the protein MLKDELDRQQRHWDRAYAAVMDFFGEEPSGAARRAAERYLEGGCSLLLELGAGQGRDTLYFAGLGLRVYALDYSESGLWGIIDKGVKTDLGEMIAPVFHDLRKPLPFEDASIDGCFSHMLYCMAFSRAEIGFLNGEVRRVLKPGGLNIYTVRHKGDAHYGQGTHLGEDLYEMNGFVVHYFDRAMVESLAEGFDILGIEEFEEGSLPRKLFQVTLRKK
- a CDS encoding universal stress protein, whose protein sequence is MFQPKTILVPTDFSVYSERAFRKALDLSKAYSAKLAVLHVVRVLPLNVGEYWLEETTIKRVQADLERASRDEVVKFIGKFPEAKGLSVEASVRSGVPYEQIVQDAADRGVDLIVMAPRGKAGIKEHLLGGTADRVIRHAACDVLIVRGRD
- a CDS encoding Spy/CpxP family protein refolding chaperone, whose translation is MKKMMIVLTALLLVTAFVMPADARGGKGRGYGFCNGNDLSGVQGLNLTAEQKTKIADLRTAHLKEIKPLEDKMHSKRGDLRILWLEKSPDEAKIRATEKEVRALRDQIDDKKADYRWSVYKVLTPEQQELLKQNRAIGRCFGPGPGAGKGMGPGKGPGAGPKMGSGMGYGMGGMR